The Anas platyrhynchos isolate ZD024472 breed Pekin duck chromosome 1, IASCAAS_PekinDuck_T2T, whole genome shotgun sequence genomic sequence TTCATCACATACATTGATAAACATATTTGCCTCTTTTCATCCCTTTACACTGTGAAATGCAACTTTAGGAAACCTTTTAGAGCTATGGAGAGTATCTAGCTGAAGGGCCATGGAGCAGTAAATCATACAGACAGAGGAAAGCAGCTGAGTACTAGCAGGCAGGCAGCATTTGTGTGGACAGAAGTAACCTTTTGGTATGCAAGAGTGGGCTTTTGTGTCTGTGTCTATATACCTCTGAACACATGTCTGGTGAGAGTCTGTAGCCTCTGAGagctctggtttatttattttttagttcctTGCTCTCTTTCTCAGTTAAGTACATTTTTACTCGAGAGAGACCTTTTTCCCAGCAGGTCATCTTTATCCTCACTGCTTTTTCATTAGCAAAAAGCAAGAGCCTGCAGTTTGTGCACTGGGTGTAGATACAGGGGAGGGTAGCGATACCATTGCCAAAGTGCAGTTCAGAGCTGCTAAGAGTAGGAGCCCACAGCTGGTGAGGAGGCAGGTGCCTCCACAGCGTGGCTGAGATCCCCAGAGTTATCTGACAAGGTCATAAGCACCTATGAAGAACAGATAAGGTAGGCTACAAACACAGATTCTCTCTTCACACAAGCGCTGTTTAGACAGTGACAACTAAAATTACATAAAATGTATGCATGCCACCAAGACATCTTCCATTTTCGGTAGTTTGTGAATAGCAGTTTATCCTAAGCGTCCCAAGCCATGCACATTTAACTAGGTATGGAAAGCAGAGTGTTCatgtgagaaagaaaagcaacatgTTGCACAGCAGCTGTTTCATCTTCTTATAGCCATTTAAGTGTGTATCTTGACTCAAAAGTCATGTCACTTTTAATCCCAGACTACACCTTTTGCAATAAGTTCTTTCCCAGATTTCAGTACAGGCCACAGAAGCTCTGCTTTCTTCCAGTGCACTGTGGACAAGTCTTTCTTGTCCACATGCTCTAACTCTTCAGGATGGATTTCCTGTTTGTGCCAGACAGCTTTAACTGGTGACTTCTGAAGAAGCATCAGACAATAAACTCTGCAGCACTTCAGTGCAAACTGTTTTTGAACGTCATCTTCCAAAGTAACACTAGCTTGCTGAAAATCAAATGAGAACAGTTGTGAAATCCTTATAGTGTTACTTTGATTAGCATACATTGCCTCCCTCTGTGCTCATTCTGTGCAGATGCTCTGCATGAGCTAAGCATTGAAGAATTTCGTTTGTGAAAGCTGGTAGTATTAAAGTGGGACAGGCAGGGGTCCCAGGGGCACCTTAAAGAATCTTTTATTTACTAAGTCCTGGATGCTGGAACATTCCAGCAACCAGAAGCTGTCTGTATTTCCTCGTATTCAACAGAGTTCTGCAGAGACCTTGACAAGGCTGAGCTTTTGAAAAGGCCCAGCAAACTTCAAAAGGAGGAAGCTGCTCTCTGGAAGCTTCGTATGTACCTATCTCCTGGATAAAAAACACTAGACTATACTCCATTTGTATAGCAAGGGGTCTTGGACCACAACAACAGCTTCTGCAAGCTTTCCCTTGCATCTCCAAGGGAACACTGCTTGTGTTCAGGGTCTGCTCTGATATAACATGCTACAAAAACAACAAGGCTGGTTGAAAGAGTGATATAAGAAGTTATGAGAAGCCTCAGCAGGGGCTTCTACCCAcatggcctctgcccatcagccCAGCGGTTGTTTCAAGCTTGGTGTTGGCTGGGTGCTTGCCTGAGCTATCATGTAGGGATGCCTGTGTCCAGTCTTGTACCATTTTTTCTGACCCACGGACTGAATTCTCAGCTCATCTTTGACTTGCCCCATCACTGTGGGCTTGCCTGGTGATTGCTACTCTGTGGCTGACCCTCATCACCATcatcagccctgctctgctcacctGGTAGGACTGCACCCTCATTAGGGAGGGCATTGCCCTGCCTCTCCTGCCATTCCTCACTGCTCCTGATGCAGTTTTGGGAAGGTTACATGTATCTCTGTGCATGCCAGCGGGTATATGTGGGAGTATACGGGCTAGAAAGAAGATCCTCTctacaaatggaaaataattccAAGAAGAGAGACCTATCCTGTTTTGTACAAAACTGCACAGACATAACCAGAAAACTGAATCTTTGGCCCTATTTCTGGGCTGTATCTTTACTTACCTTAGTAATTTTTTTGTAAAAGTCTGAGTGCTGTTGGAAATAGGCATTTCTTAAGAGTTCTGTTACAATTGGCATCAGCTCCTACAAACCAAAGACAGCACAAAAGCAAGCTTAGCATGTGATGCCAGCAGTGCAGCCCCTGAGTGTGCTGGGAAATAATCTGGGAAAATTGTGTTTCCCAGATCATGTCAATCAGCAATGGAGAAACTTCCAGTTTCAAGATTTGGAGGAAGGTCCTATAAAAGCAATATGCATCTGGGAAATGTCTTCTGCACTTGTTTATGTGCCTCAGCCAGCCACACAATTCAGACATGCAGCATATGTCTGTGGGACACAGAAGGGTTGCTGAAGATCAACTTTCCACTCCCCCATCCCTTTCAGCTCATGACTTATCCCCACTGTCATCACCAGTATACTTTAACAGTGTCCCTTGTAGAAACTAAGCTCTAAATGAATGGCAGGCACAGATAGCCCCGTTATCCCACCACCTGGTCCCAgttacacagagaaaataaatacttgtttGCAGTTGGCCATAGCGTAATTCAAAAATGAAACGTCAAGGACATTAAATAtgtcattttttctcttctctatgTCTTTCTCACAGGTGTCAAACAGCTTCTACAATAGAAAAACAACAGCTGATCAGAGCAGCAATCACAGTGAAATGGAAAGCATGGTGTGAGAAGAATGGTCTGAAAACACATCAGCATTAGAGTAAATTGCAGGGTCCATAATTGACTGAAATATGTCTTTAATACTTGGGAAATAAACTGTTTCAATGAGCTGTCTGCATGTTGAAGCCCATTCATCAGCATCTGTGGGTCCCTGCCATTGCAATCGATGGTAATAATGGTTTCATCTCAGTTTTGTCCTTTAAGGTTTACCATTTTCCTTTAGATTATCTCAGAATCAGAACAAAGAGTCAGACATCAGAATGGGATGTTCTATCTAGTAGTTAAAGCATTACCCATAAGAAAAATAGACTGATTTCCCACTTGTGCTTAATATGGGTGATAAATGGGACTGGGATTTGAACATGCCTTTTGGAAAGGCAGGAGGAAGCAGGTCTTTGTCAGTTTGCTCTCTACATCACTACATAGGCCCTGCTGGACTGGTAAATAACAGACAGTAACATAGTTCCCAATCCTGTCTGGTATAGAAGTACTAAATACTCAAAGCCTGCTGTACTGGCTATAGCACATCAATTTGATAAGATTCAGGTTGATAAAATGGACACGAACAAACCTTAATTATGCTTCTGCCATTTTTATATGTCATGTTGGTTGAGTTTGTCTTGAATTTTTCCCAGTCATGTAGCCTAAGCATCTCATACAATTGCACTACAGCAGACAAGCGTGAAGGGTCATTCATGTTCTCTGATTGCTTGTGCATGCTCATCATTTTAGACAAGAGCTCGTTGTTTCTAGAGCAAGAAGGATATTCAAAAAGTTAACTAAGacaagattaaaaaatgaataagcataactattttaattaatctaTTTCAGGAATACCATATTTTCTACAATGCACTTCTCAGCTATACCATACCAGGTGATAAGCAGCTTTTGTGTGGGAAAGAGTACTTTCATGTCTCAATTTTGCATGGTCACAGTGATCAATGAATGTGATTTGCATGTGATCAAAGAGCAGTATTTGGACTATGTCTTTGTACGCTGATTCTTTTTATTAACATGTTCACCCTGGGAACATCTCCTTCCCTTTGTAGAACAACCCAATCCATCTTCCTTGATGATTCAACTAATCAAATCCATCAGTTATAAAGAGATGCTGACAGGTCAAAAGTCTGGGGAGAAGGTGCCTGCACTGcctgctcagaaaaaaagagtCTCTAAGGACTGGAGAAAGCAAGAAGTGTGTGGCTTTTCAGTGTAAAAACATGCTGCATCAGAAATCTGAATATATATGTTACCGTGTCTCTAGTCGTTTGATCTTCTCTTTCAtcttctgattttcttcctcAAGCTCTTTTTGTGTGACCCTTCCAGAAAATGCTCTgaaacagatttatttcaaGAGGTCTCTTCATCTGTGGTTATTGTATAACAGCAGACTTGCCTCTGTGGAATCACCAACATTTCAGCAAAAACACTGTGAGGTGGGAGGGCGTAGAGCACCCAGGAAGGATTCCACATAACCAGCTTAACAACCTCCTCCACCTAGGTTTTATACTCAAAGCAAGGGCAGAGCTATCTAcagcacaagaaagagagctggggctgtgagGATCAGAGGTGAGACAAGAGAAAGACAATGGgcttgaaaaaaaacagaagtattcTCCACTGATTAGTATCTACGCTCATCTCTTCTatagttttcttcatttttaatatcaaaacaGCACCAAACATCCCAAATTCTTCAGAGAGTTTCTGTCTTCATGAATTCCTTTCTCCACAGATATCTGGGTAATTGCAGTCTCTCTCCAGTGGGTGAAATTCTCCCATCTCCAATGCCTATTCTTTAGGTGATACTGCTAGAGTTTAAAAAAGCCCTTTCTAAATGATAAACTAGATATTTGGTCTATCACATACTCACACCAtagaactgttttgttttgttttttccttatcaTTCACCAGTTTTTTAGAGGTTATGTTTCCTTCTATATTTTAGATCTCAGAGCAAATACATTCAGTTCTAATTAAAAGCACACCTCTTGTCCCATGGTTCTTTCTGCTCCTTTCAGAGTAAGGCATACCATCTTGtattaatattttgttcttgtGAATTATTCCATCAAGTCTTTATGCTGTCAATTAAATTACCTTCATTAGTGCACGCAGAAATATTGTGTTCAGAGACTGTCTAAATTTGGAGGTGGTAAATGTAGTACGTTTATTGAAGGAAAATGACTGGCTCTAGGTGAAAGGAGGatactgaaattcagaaaatccCAGCACTTACTCCAGAGAGCTTCCTTGTTGCTGGTtgtaaggagggtcaagtttgCTGGTCTCCTGCATCTTGGAAAGATCAGATACAGTACTCTGCctagaaatggaaaaagcaatCTATGTTAAACAAACAGACCTGGGAATAAACAAAGAATAAGGACCTGAATGCGAGAGGTGTGATCTGGATCTATACTGGTTTCTTGACAGCCTTCCATAATTAAGCAAACTAACTCACTTAGTCACACAAGTGACTAAGCTTGATCATTATTTGAGTCTAGGTCCAGGGTCTGGGAGTCACTGCCTTACATAAACCCAAGTCTTGAACCTGAGTCACTCCTGAAGAAAGCTCTATGGTTTCAGAAAGTCTAACTGTTTCTACTGCTTGCCTGTCCTCATTATCAGGCTACCCATGACTGATCATCCGCAAATCCTTAATGACTCTACTGATACTCCAAACAAGATCAGAAACTTTAAAATACTACAACTTGTCCTCAGTGAAATCCCAATAGGAAAGCCTCTTCTTCACAAAGCTGTGTATAGTTTAGAAAGGGTTTGGAAATCCAGCTATACTACTTGAAGTTTATTCACTCCTGGCCTTAGTTACTGTGAATGAtctatgtttgtatttttttttccccaaaaagtgATTCATTAGgctattatttcttttcctttactcCTGATCAACAACTTCCCTCCTTCTTCTCCATATCCCAGCTACATGTCTTCCATTGATGCATGCTTAGCTCAGGAGGGCAgttttcacaaaacaaacaaacaaacaaacaaaaaccatgacTGACTACACATCTACTCCAAATGTCTTCAGAGCTGCTTTTACCACTTCTCCTTTCTTGTTGGGCTGCATGCCTTTATCTTGGGCAATGCTCTTGCTAAAGGAGCCATTACCTATTCATAAAAGTATTTGCATAGAAATGAAAGTTTATGTCTCAAGATgatttagaatcatagactaTCCCAAATTGGAAGGAACCCATATGGGTCATTGacactcctggcaccacacaggtctatcCAAAAAATTAAGACcgtgtgactaagtgcacagtccaaaggcttcttaaactccgacaggctcagtgctgtgactaCATTCCTGGGGagctgttccagtgtgcgaccaccgtctcagtgaagaacctcttcctgatgtccagcctgaacctcccctgtcacagcttgacaccattcccacagGTCCTATagctggtcactaaagagaatagatcagcagctgcccctccgctcccccttgtgaggaagcggTAGACCGCAAtaaggtcccccctcagcctcctcttttccaggctgaacaggcccagtgacctcagccactcctcatacatcttcccctctaggcccttcaccatctttgtagccctcctctggacactctccatcagtttcatgtcctttttgtactgtggtgctcagaactgcacacagtgctcgaaGTGAGGCTGCACAGGGGCTCAGAgaaggacaatcacctccctcgatcgactagcaatgctgtgcttgatgcaccccaggatacagttggccctcctggctgccagggcacactgctggctcatattcaacttgctgtcaaccacaacccccagatccctctctgcgg encodes the following:
- the LOC101803211 gene encoding uncharacterized protein isoform X3, which translates into the protein MQETSKLDPPYNQQQGSSLEAFSGRVTQKELEEENQKMKEKIKRLETRNNELLSKMMSMHKQSENMNDPSRLSAVVQLYEMLRLHDWEKFKTNSTNMTYKNGRSIIKKLFDTCEKDIEKRKNDIFNVLDVSFLNYAMANCKQELMPIVTELLRNAYFQQHSDFYKKITKQASVTLEDDVQKQFALKCCRVYCLMLLQKSPVKAVWHKQEIHPEELEHVDKKDLSTVHWKKAELLWPVLKSGKELIAKGVVWD
- the LOC101803211 gene encoding uncharacterized protein isoform X2 encodes the protein MMERLEKLEKEFRQSTVSDLSKMQETSKLDPPYNQQQGSSLEAFSGRVTQKELEEENQKMKEKIKRLETRNNELLSKMMSMHKQSENMNDPSRLSAVVQLYEMLRLHDWEKFKTNSTNMTYKNGRSIIKKLFDTCEKDIEKRKNDIFNVLDVSFLNYAMANCKQELMPIVTELLRNAYFQQHSDFYKKITKQASVTLEDDVQKQFALKCCRVYCLMLLQKSPVKAVWHKQEIHPEELEHVDKKDLSTVHWKKAELLWPVLKSGKELIAKGVVWD
- the LOC101803211 gene encoding uncharacterized protein isoform X1 codes for the protein MENMNTYSREGTSEVDRQSTVSDLSKMQETSKLDPPYNQQQGSSLEAFSGRVTQKELEEENQKMKEKIKRLETRNNELLSKMMSMHKQSENMNDPSRLSAVVQLYEMLRLHDWEKFKTNSTNMTYKNGRSIIKKLFDTCEKDIEKRKNDIFNVLDVSFLNYAMANCKQELMPIVTELLRNAYFQQHSDFYKKITKQASVTLEDDVQKQFALKCCRVYCLMLLQKSPVKAVWHKQEIHPEELEHVDKKDLSTVHWKKAELLWPVLKSGKELIAKGVVWD